From Micromonospora carbonacea:
CGACCTGGCCGGCGACGCGCCGCCGACGACGGTGCCCGGCCTGCTGGTGCGCGGGCTGGCCGCCCGGGCGGCGACCGACGCCGGGCCGGTCGCGCTGGTCAGCTGCGACAACCTGCCCGCCAACGGGGCCCGGCTGCGCGGGCTGGTCGAGCAGGCGCTGGCCCGCTCCGGCGCGTCCGACCGGGTGCTGTCCTGGGTGGCCGGGCAGGTCACGTTCCCCGGCACGATGGTGGACCGGATCGTGCCGGCCAGCACGGCCGAGACCCTCGCCGCGGCCCGCGACGCGCTGGGCTTCGCCGACCTGGCGGCCGTGGCCGCCGAGCCGTACCGCCAGTGGGTGATCGAGGACGACTTCCCGGGCGGCCGGCCGGCGTGGGAGGTGGCCGGCGCGGTGCTCACCGACGACGCCGGGCAGTGGGAGCGGGTGAAGCTGCGCGGCCTCAACGGGCTGCACTCGGCCACCGCCTACCTGGGCGCCCTCGCCGGGCGGGAGACCGTCGCCGACGCGCTGGGCGTGCCCGGGCTGACCGGGGTGCTGCGCCGGCTGGTCGCCGAGGAGGTGGCGGTCAGCTTCACCCCGCCGGAGGGGGTGTCGATGGTGGCGTACGGCGACGAGGTGCTGGGGCGGTTCGCCAACCCGGCGATCCGCCACCGCACGCTCCAGATCGCCATGGACGGCTCGCAGAAGCTGCCCCAGCGGGTGCTGCACACCATCGTGGACCTGCGCGCGGCGGGCCGGTCGGCCCGCTGGTCGGCGCTGGTGGTGGCCGCGTGGATGCGGTTCGTGTGCGGGACCGCCGACGACGGCACGGCGCTGCCGCTGGCCGACCCGCTCGCCGACCGGATCACCGGGGCGCTGGCCGCCTCCGGCGGCACCCCGGCCGGGGTGGTCGAGGCGCTGTTCGGGCTGCGGGAGGTCTTCCCCGCCGAGGTGGCCGGCGACGACGAGGTCCGCGCCGACGTCACGGACTGGCTGACCGCCCTGCACCGGCACGGGGTCGCGGCGACCCTGGCGGGGGCGGCATGAGGACGGTGCCGGCATGAGCGCCGGGGCGACCGGCGCGCCGCCCCGGGTGGCGGTCATCGGCGCGAATGGGCACGGCCGCTGGCACCGCCGGGTGATCGCGCCGCTGCACGAGGCCGGCCGGCTGCGCCTGGTCGCGCTGGTCGACGTACGCCCGATCGAGCCGGAGCCGGCGGCGGCGCTGCCGGCGGACGCGGCGGTCTTCACCGACCACGCGGAGATGCTGGCGGCGGCGAAGCCGGACGTGGTGGTGGTCTGTACCCCGCCGCACACCCACCTGCCGATCGCCCGGGACGTGCTGGCCGCCGGGGCGGACGTGCTGCTGGAGAAGCCGCCGGTGCTGTCGATGGCCGAGCACCGGCTGCTGGCCGCCGCCCTGGCCGAGACGGGCCGGGCCTGCCAGGTCGGTTTCCAGGCCCTCGGGTCGGCGGCGCTGGCCGAGCTGACGGCGGCGGTGGCGGCGGGGCGGCTCGGCACGGTCACCGGCATCGCCACGGTGGCCGCCTGGCAGCGCTCGGACGGCTACTACGCGCGGGCGCCCTGGGCGGGCCGGCGCACGCTGGACGGCCGCCCGGTGCTCGACGGGGCGCTGGCCAACCCGCTCGCCCACGCCGTGATGCAGTGCCTCGCCGTGGCCGAGGCCGTCACCGGCGCGCCGGTGCGGCCGGCGACGATCGAGCTGGAGCGCTACCGGGTGCGCCCCATCGAGGTGGACGACACGGCGGCCCTGCGGGTCGTGCCGCGCGCCGGGCCGCCGATCGTGGCGGCGGTGACCCTGGCCGGCGAGGACTTCGTCGCCGGGGAGGTGCTCGTGACGGGCTCGGCCGGGCGGGCGGTGCTGGAGTATCCGACGGACCGGCTGCTGCTGCCCGGCGACGACGCGCCCCGGGAGGTGCCGGGGCGGCGCGGCCTGCTGGAGAACCTGCTGGCGCACCGGGCCGACCCGGCCGGGACGCCGCTGATCGCTCCGCTGGCGCGCACGGCGCCGTTCACGGCCGTGCTGGAGGCGGTCCAGGCCGCGCCCGAGCCGACGCTGCTCGGCGGCGACCTGGTGACCGCGACCGGTCGGGGGCCGTACCGGGTGCTGACCGTGCGCGGCGTCAACGCGGCGCTGCGGGCGGCGGCCGCCTCCGGGGCGCTGCTGTCGGAGCTGGGTGTGCCGTGGGCGGTGCCGCCGGTGCGCACCGAACTGACACGGGAGGGGGCGGCCGAGGCGGGCCCGGTGCCGGGCCACTGAAAACGCGCTGCAAACGGCGGGCGACGGCCGGTCCCGCATATCGGGCGCAACCACCGCGTTCGGGGCCGCGAACGGTCGGGTGAATGCTGCTTGTCATGATTCGGTGCAACATAGCTGCATATAGAAATCATTGACTCACTTGAGTGATTTTCCTTACGGTCAGTCGTACCGGCGTCCCGTGCCCGTCACGGGATCCGCCGCACCGACAGACCCCTTCGGAGAGTCCTCATGCGTCACCGCTTTTCCGGGGCGGCCCTGGTCGCCCTGTCCCTGCTGGTCACACCGGGCGCGGCGGCGGCCGCCCCCGCCGACGCCGCCGGCCCGGTGCCCCGGCCCGTCGAACGCTTCGCCCGCCAGACGCTGCCGCCCGGCGACGGCTGGGCGGCCGACGGCGTCGGCACCACCGGCGGCTCGGCCGCCGCCGCCGACCAGGTCCACCTCGTGCGCACCCGCGCCGAGCTGGTCGACGCCCTCGGCGGCGACAACGCCACCAACCGCGCCAACGCCACCCCCAAGCTGATCGTCGTCGACGGCGTGGTCGACGGCTTCGAGGCCGCCGACGGCAGCCTGCTCGGCTGCGCCGACCTGGCCGACCCGGAGTACTCGCAGGCGGCCTACCTGGCCGCGTACGACCCGGCCGGCTGGGGCATGGTGCCGCCGACCGGGCCGCTGGAGGCCGCGCGGGTGCGCTCGGTGGCCAACCAGACGAAGCAGACCCAGATCAACGTCGGCCCGAACACCACCATCGTGGGGCTGCGCGGGGCGACGCTGACCGGGCTGACCCTGATGATCGACACCGCGGACAACGTGATCGTGCGGAACCTGACCTTCGACGACGCCCGGGACTGCTTCCCGGCCTGGTCGCCGACCGACGGCGCGACCGGCAACTGGAACTCCCAGTACGACCAGGTCTCGGTGCGCCGCAGCGAGCACGTCTGGGTCGACCACAACACGTTCACCGACGGCGACAACCCCGACAGCGCGCAGCCGGTGCACTTCGGCCGCCCCTACCAGGTGCACGACGGGTCGCTGGACGTCACCCACACCGCCAGCCTGGTCACCGCCTCGTACAACCGGTTCGTCGGCCGGGACAAGCTGATGCTGATCGGCTCGTCGAACACCGTCGGCCCGGACGTCGGCCGGCTCAAGGTGACCCTGCACCACAACATGTTCGACCGCGTGCTCCAGCGGCTGCCGCGCGTGCGGTTCGGCCAGGTCGACGTCTACAACAACTGGTACCGGCTCTCGGGCGAGGGCTTCTCCTACGCCGTCGGCGTCGGGGTGCAGTCCGCGGCGTACGTGGAGAACAACCACTTCACGCTGGGCGCGGGCATCGCCGCCGGGGACCTGCTCTACGACTGGGGCGGCACCGCCGTCACCACCCGGGGCAACTGGGTGCGCGCCGACGGCGACCGGGCCCGCCCGGTCGACCTGGTGGCCGCGTACAACGCGGCCCACGACCCCGACCTGGGCGGCGACGCCGGCTGGACGCCGACCCTGCGGCACGGCCAGGTGCTGCCCGCGCCGCTGGTCCCGCTCGTGGTCGGCGCGCTCGCCGGCGCGAACCGCCTGCCGCTGTGAAAGGAGGGGGCCCTTGTTAACGCATACGGTCGAGACGGGTCCCCTTCTCACCTGACTCGGCGTGCCGGGGCGGGGGCCCCCTCTCTCCCCCGTCCCGGCACGCCGACCCTGCGCCAGGGGCCGCTGCAGCGGGCCGAGCCCGCGGGCTCGGCCCGCGCCCGCGGGGTCAGCCCCGGCGCGGCGGGGCGGTCCGGCGGGTCGCCCGGCGGTGCCGCCACAGCCGGACCGTCACCAGGACCACGAGCACGGCCAGCACCGCCTCCCCGCCGAGGCCGAGGCGGCGCTCCAGCAGCCGGTACGAGGCGCCCGCGAGGAACCCGAGCACCGCCACCGTGACCGACCAGAGCACCCCGCCGGCCACGTTGGCCGTGGTGAACGTGGCCCGCGGCATCCCGCTGAGCCCGGCGATCCCCGGCACCAGGGCCCGCAGCGCCGCCGCCCAGCGGCCGATCAGCACGGCGACCGCGCCCCGGCGGCGCACCAGGTCGAGCGCGCGCCGCAGCTCGCCCGAGCGGACGAACCGGCGGGGCGTGCGGGCCAGCAGCCGGCGGCCGTAGCGGCGGCCGACCAGGTAGCCGGCCTGGTCGCCCAGCACCGCCCCCGCCACGGCGGCCGCGATCACGGCCCACAGCGGCAGCCGCCCGGAGTGCGCCACCACCCCGCCCACCAGCACGGCGATCTCCCCCGGCACGAACAGCCCGAGGAACGTCGACGCCTCCAGCGCGGGAAGCAGGAAGACCAGGGCGAGCACCAGCGCGGGCGGCAACGCCACCAGCACCGCCAGCACCCGGTCCACCCCGATCATTCTGCCCGGCCGGGCCTCGGCGCGGCCCCGTCCGGCCGACTCGCCCGGAGCACCGCGGACGTGCGCGGCGACCGCCCGACCGGCGACGCCGGGCCGGCCACGGTCGGCGTCACAAGGCCGACGGGAAGGCCCACCGACGGTGAAGATCAGCTATAAGTGGTGGATGGACTTCCCGCCGTACCTGGCCTCGATGCCCATGCACGCGATCACCGAGATCCACGGAGAGCCGGGCCTGCGGGAACGGTTCCGGCTGGAGATCCACGCGTTCGACGAGGAGGCCCGCGCCCGGCTCACCGCCGCCCTCGACCTCGCCGCCGAGCTGCACCGCGACGACCGGCGGGTGCGCGAGCCGTACCTGAACCACCTGCTGCGGGTCGCGATCCGGATGATGCACCACTACCAGGTGCGCGACGTGGACGTGGTCGTCGCCGGCCTGCTGCACGACGCGGTGGAGGACCACCCGGCGGAGCTGGCGGGCGCGCACCGGGCGGAGCCGGCGGCCGGCGGCGACCGCACGGCCGCGGCGCTGGCGACCCTCGCCGCGCGGTTCGGCCCGCGGGTCGCGCGGCTGGTCGCCGCGGTCACCAATCCGGCGTACGACCCGGACCGGGACCGGCACGCGCAGTACCGGGAGCACGTGGCGGCCAGCCTGGACCGCGAGCCGTGGGCCCGGGTCGTCAAGGTCTCCGACTTCACCGACAACGGGGTCGGGTTGATCCACACCGTCGGGCCGAGGGTCTACTCCCTGGCGGCGAAGTACCGCCCGCTGGTGCCGGTCCTGCGGGAGCTGGTCGCCCGGCCGGACACCCCGCTCGCGCCGGAGGTCAAGGAGCACATCTTCGGCCAGCTCGATCTCGCCGAGGAACGCTTCGCGGCGATCCTCGACGAGCCGGTGGAGGCCGGGGCCCCGACCGGGCGGTGAGCCCGCGGACCCGGCGGGCGCGGGCTCCGGTGCGACCCGCTCAGCGGCACGGGAGGGCGCCGGTCGGCTCAGCGGCGCGGCAGGGCGCGCGCCGCGCGGCGGCGCACGGCCGGCACGCGTTCCGGCGCGTCCCGCAGCACCACGCGCAGCGGGTGCGGGGCGTCACCGGCGGCGTCACCGAGGACCGCCAGGAGCAGGCCGAGGTGTCCGACGGGTTCGTCGGCGAGCAACTGCGCGGCCTCGTCGACCACCAGGGTCAGCGGGCCGGCGTCGAGCCGGTCGCGCAGGCTGTCGGCGAGCGCGTCCCAGTTGCGGCCGACGTAGCCGGGCAGGTCGAGCGCGCCGACCAGCGCCGTGAACAGGCCGGACCGGCTGCGGGCGCTCGCCGCCTCCAGCACGGCCCGCTCCCCCGACGCGTCCGTGGGGCCGGCATCCGCGATGCTCAGCCACGACGGCAGCCCGATGGCGTACCCCTCGGTCATGGTGCCCTCCCCGGCGCGGGGCCGGACCGCGCGGACCGGCGCGAGGAACAGTCTGGGCCCGGCGGGCCGGTGCGGGCCAGGGGCGGCGGGGGAACTGATCCGCACGCGGCGGTGAAATCCGCGCCAACGCGGGTCGGGCGGCCCGGTCCGGGCCGCCCGACCCGGGCGGTCAGCAGCCGATCCGGCTCGCCCCGACCGCGACGTCGTCGAACCAGAGGGTGTCGGCCCCCTCCCCGTAGCTCTCCCAGCCCAGCCGCAGGTCGGTGAGCTGCGGACGCCACGTGCGGTTGAGCCACTGCCCGTCGATGTCGTGGGTCGGGGTGCCGTCCACGGTCAGGCCGGTGACCGCCGTGCCGTCGACCCAGGTGTTCAGCCGGCCCTGCGCGCCGTCGACCATGAACTCGACGCAGGACCAGCGGTTGGTGGCCAGCGGCAGACTCAGCGCCACCCCGGACGGGCTCTGCTCCGGCAGCGTCGCGTCGTCGGAGGCCCGGTTCCACTGGAGGGCGCCGTTCTGGCCGCCCATCCGCAGGTCCTTGCCGCCGTCGGCGGAGTCGGCCATGGCCAGGAAGGTGACGTGCGAGGTGGGCAGGGCGGTGGTGTGCCGCACCCAGAGCCGGGCGAACCGGACCGCGCCGAGGGTGCTCAGGCCCCGGGTGGTCCGGGCGAACACGTGGTTGCAGTAGCCGACCGTGCCGTTGATGCGCAGCGAGCGGCTGCCGCTGTGCGTCGTGGCGGTGTCGATCGCCGCCGTGCCGGTGCCGGAGCAGTCGGGGTTGACCACCGCCCAGTCGCCGGACGGCGTCGACCCGGTCTGGTTCTCGAATCCGTCGCAGAGCACGGCCGTGCCGCAGCCGGCGGGCGGCGGGGTGGTGGGCGGCGGCGTCGTGGGCGGCGGGGTGGTCGGGGGCGGCGTCGTCGGGGGCGGGGTGGTGGGCGGCGGGGTGGTGGGCGGCGGGGTCGTCGGGGGCGGCGTGGTCGGCGGCGGGGTCGCGCCGTTGCACGGTACGCCGTTGAGCGCGAACCCGGTCGGCCCGGCCGTGTTCGCGCCGACGGTGCCCTGGACGCCGAACTCGGCCGAGCCGCCCGCCGGCACCGAGGCGTTCCAGGCGACGTTGCGGGCGGTCACCGTGGCACCGGACTGGCTGACCTCGGCGCTCCAGCCGCTGGTGATCCGCTGGTCGCCGCCCCACGTCCAGGTGAGGGTCCAGCCGTTGACGGCGGTGTCGCCGGGGCTGATCCGGATGTTGGCGGTGAAGCCGCCGGTCCACTGGTTGGGCACGTAGTCGATCCGGCAGCCGGTGGCGGCGGTCGCGGGGGCGGTGGGCAGGCCGACGCCGGCCAGGGCGGCGGCCAGGACCGCCCCGGCGGCGACGATCGGGGTGAGACGGGCGCGGGAGATCCTCATCGGGTTCCTTCCGGGGGTGTGCCGCCACACGGGCGCGGAGCGTGGCCGACGGCGGCACGGGGGAACTGCGGGAACGCTCGCATGGCGGCGCGACCGGCGGCGCGACGCGGATGCCCGGCTCCGGGCGGACCATCAGCCGTCGGGCCGGTCGGCGATCGACGGCACGGCGGCGCCCGTCGACCAATCTAGTGATGCCCGCCGATGGATAGCAAGGTGGTGGCGACGCGCCGACCGCCGCCGGGGCCGCGGGCGCGCCCGGTGTGCGGACCGGGCTCTCCCGCCGGCCCGGGTCGCGTCGCCACGTCGGCGATAACCGGCCCCGGATCCATTCCCGTCAACCGGATTCGCCGTCGAAACCCGCGCTGTCGACTCGTGGCGTATCCCTGCCGGGCACGGTAGTGTCGGGGCCTGCCTTGGGTAGGGGGCCCTGTGGACAACGCACCAGTCGACCGCCGTCGGATTCGTCGCGGGAGAATCGCCACGTCCCTGGCGTTCCTGCTCTTCGGAACAGCGCTGGGGGTGTGGACGGCGCGGATTCCGGCGGTAAAGGAGAAGCTCGGGCTCAGTGACGGCCGGTTGAGCGTCGCGCTGCTGGCCTTTGCGGCCGGCTGCATCGTCGGCATGGCGTTGCTCGGTCGCCTCACCGACCGTTTCGGCAGCACCCGGGTGTTCATTCCGTCGGCGATCCTGGAAGGGGCGCTGCTCGTCCTTCCCGGATACAGCGACACCCTGGTGGTCCTGTCGGTCACCCTGTTCCTCTTCGGGGCGACGCACGGCACGCTGAACATCGCGATGAACGCCAATGCGCTTGAGGTGCAGCGGGCCTGGGGAAAACCGATCATGTCGTCGTTCCACGCCATCTACAGCATCGGCGGTTTCCTCGGGGCCATCGTGGGCAGCTTCTTCGCGCGCAGCGGGGCCAGCGTCGGCGTCACCTTCCTCACCGTCGGCGCGGGGGTGCTGGTGCTGGCCGTCTGGGCGGCGCTGTGGGTGCTGCCCGCGGCGGGCGCCCCCGAGGCCGCCGCCGGCTCGCCGACCGCCGAGCAGGGGCCTTCCCGCCGTTCCCTGCTGCTGGTCTTCTTTGGCGTGCTGGTGCTGTGCACGCTCGTCGGCGAGGGCGCGGCCGCCGACTGGAGCGCCGTCTACCTGCGGGACAACCTGGAGACGAGCCCCGGCTTCGCCGCGTACGGATTCGCCGCGTTCTCGATCATGATGACGGTGGGCCGGCTCTTCGGCGACCGGCTGGTGCGCGCCCTGGGACCGGTCACGCTGGTGCGGTTCAGCGGCGTGCTCGCGGCGTGCGGCCTGGGCGCGGCCCTGCTGGTGCACCACCCGGTCGCCGGCGTCGTCGGGTTCGGGCTGCTGGGCGCCGGCCTGTCGTGCATCGCCCCGCAGGTCTACTCCGCCGCCGGGAACCAGGATCCGAGCCGCGCCGGCCGGGCCCTGTCGACCGTGGTCAGCATCGGCTATCTGGGATTCCTGTTCGGCCCTATTCTCATCGGTGCCGCAGCGACCGTGGTGGGATTGCCGTCGGCGTTGTGGATTCCCGTGGTGCTGGCAGTTTTCGTCGCGGCGGGCGCCACCGCGATGCGGGCACCGAGCCGCGCCGGCGAGAAGCAGGACAATGCCCCGGTCCCGTCAGCGGGGGTCGAGCGCTGACGGTTGTCCGCCGGGGACGGATGTCACCTGGAAGGAACCGCGCTTGCACATCATCGAATGCCATTTCGAGTGCACCGGAT
This genomic window contains:
- a CDS encoding mannitol dehydrogenase family protein — translated: MAVTVGASRLGLAALRRLPEASRPLLRPGTVPAGIVHLGLGAFHRAHQAVYTEEAVGAAGGDWGIVGVAPRSTDLVEALAAQDNLFSVTSMSAAGDSTRVIGALAGVRHAASDPDAVVALLADPAIRVVTLTVTEKAYQLDPVTGRLRPDPALAADLAGDAPPTTVPGLLVRGLAARAATDAGPVALVSCDNLPANGARLRGLVEQALARSGASDRVLSWVAGQVTFPGTMVDRIVPASTAETLAAARDALGFADLAAVAAEPYRQWVIEDDFPGGRPAWEVAGAVLTDDAGQWERVKLRGLNGLHSATAYLGALAGRETVADALGVPGLTGVLRRLVAEEVAVSFTPPEGVSMVAYGDEVLGRFANPAIRHRTLQIAMDGSQKLPQRVLHTIVDLRAAGRSARWSALVVAAWMRFVCGTADDGTALPLADPLADRITGALAASGGTPAGVVEALFGLREVFPAEVAGDDEVRADVTDWLTALHRHGVAATLAGAA
- a CDS encoding Gfo/Idh/MocA family protein; the protein is MSAGATGAPPRVAVIGANGHGRWHRRVIAPLHEAGRLRLVALVDVRPIEPEPAAALPADAAVFTDHAEMLAAAKPDVVVVCTPPHTHLPIARDVLAAGADVLLEKPPVLSMAEHRLLAAALAETGRACQVGFQALGSAALAELTAAVAAGRLGTVTGIATVAAWQRSDGYYARAPWAGRRTLDGRPVLDGALANPLAHAVMQCLAVAEAVTGAPVRPATIELERYRVRPIEVDDTAALRVVPRAGPPIVAAVTLAGEDFVAGEVLVTGSAGRAVLEYPTDRLLLPGDDAPREVPGRRGLLENLLAHRADPAGTPLIAPLARTAPFTAVLEAVQAAPEPTLLGGDLVTATGRGPYRVLTVRGVNAALRAAAASGALLSELGVPWAVPPVRTELTREGAAEAGPVPGH
- a CDS encoding pectate lyase family protein, with amino-acid sequence MRHRFSGAALVALSLLVTPGAAAAAPADAAGPVPRPVERFARQTLPPGDGWAADGVGTTGGSAAAADQVHLVRTRAELVDALGGDNATNRANATPKLIVVDGVVDGFEAADGSLLGCADLADPEYSQAAYLAAYDPAGWGMVPPTGPLEAARVRSVANQTKQTQINVGPNTTIVGLRGATLTGLTLMIDTADNVIVRNLTFDDARDCFPAWSPTDGATGNWNSQYDQVSVRRSEHVWVDHNTFTDGDNPDSAQPVHFGRPYQVHDGSLDVTHTASLVTASYNRFVGRDKLMLIGSSNTVGPDVGRLKVTLHHNMFDRVLQRLPRVRFGQVDVYNNWYRLSGEGFSYAVGVGVQSAAYVENNHFTLGAGIAAGDLLYDWGGTAVTTRGNWVRADGDRARPVDLVAAYNAAHDPDLGGDAGWTPTLRHGQVLPAPLVPLVVGALAGANRLPL
- a CDS encoding DedA family protein, with the translated sequence MDRVLAVLVALPPALVLALVFLLPALEASTFLGLFVPGEIAVLVGGVVAHSGRLPLWAVIAAAVAGAVLGDQAGYLVGRRYGRRLLARTPRRFVRSGELRRALDLVRRRGAVAVLIGRWAAALRALVPGIAGLSGMPRATFTTANVAGGVLWSVTVAVLGFLAGASYRLLERRLGLGGEAVLAVLVVLVTVRLWRHRRATRRTAPPRRG
- a CDS encoding HD domain-containing protein gives rise to the protein MDFPPYLASMPMHAITEIHGEPGLRERFRLEIHAFDEEARARLTAALDLAAELHRDDRRVREPYLNHLLRVAIRMMHHYQVRDVDVVVAGLLHDAVEDHPAELAGAHRAEPAAGGDRTAAALATLAARFGPRVARLVAAVTNPAYDPDRDRHAQYREHVAASLDREPWARVVKVSDFTDNGVGLIHTVGPRVYSLAAKYRPLVPVLRELVARPDTPLAPEVKEHIFGQLDLAEERFAAILDEPVEAGAPTGR
- a CDS encoding barstar family protein: MTEGYAIGLPSWLSIADAGPTDASGERAVLEAASARSRSGLFTALVGALDLPGYVGRNWDALADSLRDRLDAGPLTLVVDEAAQLLADEPVGHLGLLLAVLGDAAGDAPHPLRVVLRDAPERVPAVRRRAARALPRR
- a CDS encoding cellulose-binding domain-containing protein — encoded protein: MRISRARLTPIVAAGAVLAAALAGVGLPTAPATAATGCRIDYVPNQWTGGFTANIRISPGDTAVNGWTLTWTWGGDQRITSGWSAEVSQSGATVTARNVAWNASVPAGGSAEFGVQGTVGANTAGPTGFALNGVPCNGATPPPTTPPPTTPPPTTPPPTTPPPTTPPPTTPPPTTPPPTTPPPAGCGTAVLCDGFENQTGSTPSGDWAVVNPDCSGTGTAAIDTATTHSGSRSLRINGTVGYCNHVFARTTRGLSTLGAVRFARLWVRHTTALPTSHVTFLAMADSADGGKDLRMGGQNGALQWNRASDDATLPEQSPSGVALSLPLATNRWSCVEFMVDGAQGRLNTWVDGTAVTGLTVDGTPTHDIDGQWLNRTWRPQLTDLRLGWESYGEGADTLWFDDVAVGASRIGC
- a CDS encoding MFS transporter, which codes for MDNAPVDRRRIRRGRIATSLAFLLFGTALGVWTARIPAVKEKLGLSDGRLSVALLAFAAGCIVGMALLGRLTDRFGSTRVFIPSAILEGALLVLPGYSDTLVVLSVTLFLFGATHGTLNIAMNANALEVQRAWGKPIMSSFHAIYSIGGFLGAIVGSFFARSGASVGVTFLTVGAGVLVLAVWAALWVLPAAGAPEAAAGSPTAEQGPSRRSLLLVFFGVLVLCTLVGEGAAADWSAVYLRDNLETSPGFAAYGFAAFSIMMTVGRLFGDRLVRALGPVTLVRFSGVLAACGLGAALLVHHPVAGVVGFGLLGAGLSCIAPQVYSAAGNQDPSRAGRALSTVVSIGYLGFLFGPILIGAAATVVGLPSALWIPVVLAVFVAAGATAMRAPSRAGEKQDNAPVPSAGVER